The Chelonoidis abingdonii isolate Lonesome George chromosome 9, CheloAbing_2.0, whole genome shotgun sequence genome has a segment encoding these proteins:
- the LOC142047314 gene encoding LOW QUALITY PROTEIN: zinc finger protein with KRAB and SCAN domains 2-like (The sequence of the model RefSeq protein was modified relative to this genomic sequence to represent the inferred CDS: substituted 1 base at 1 genomic stop codon): MQNSSAQVTMQSENRKRAPAWTVREVLDLIAIWGEDSVLAELHSKRXNPKTFEKISKDMMERGHNRDSLQCRVKVKELRQAYQKTKEANVRSGSEPQTCCFYAELHAVLGGAATTTPPLTVDSEEGVISAMPEDSADREHEQEEEGDELAESTQHSVLPNSQDLFLSLNEVPSQPSQGSIPDHEAMEGTSVANFSSLSPLSRRLSQMRQRKK; the protein is encoded by the exons atgcagaactcatcagcacaggtaaccatgcagtctgagaatcgaaaaagagctccagcatggactgtacgggaggtactggatctgatcgctatatggggagaggattccgtgctagcagaactacattccaaaagatgaaatcccaaaacatttgaaaaaatctccaaggacatgatggagagaggccacaatagggactcactacagtgccgcgtgaaagttaaggagctcagacaagcataccagaaaaccaaagaagcaaatgtaAGGTCTGGGTCAGAgccgcagacatgctgcttctacgctgagctgcatgcagttctaggggGAGCTGCCACCACAACCCCACCTCTAACCGTGGATTCTGAGgagggggtaatctcagccatgcctgaggattctgcagacagGGAAcatgagcaggaggaggagggcgacgagcttgcagagagcacacagcactctgttctccccaacagccaggatctttttcttaGCCTGAATgaagtaccctcccaaccctcccaaggcagtatcccagaccatgaagccatggaagggacctctg ttgcaaatttttcaagcctctctcctctgtcccgaaggctatctcagatgaGGCAGCGAAAAAAATGA